The genomic region GGCGTGCTGACGCGTGGTCTGAGAGAGACAGATCCATGAGAAGGGCCGCAGCCCCAGGCATGGACTACAAATTGTACGAGCACATCTTCGAACCAGTCCTAATGCCCCCCCTCCGGATGTAAGCCACCATGTACTAGCCACACCCACATCTAACACACGTGCAGCACGACATTGGCCTCATCCCTGGCTGTGTCCTAGCCCTGCTTGCCGCTCAATGTCTGACGCTGGGCTCCATGTAAGTCGTCATTGTCTATCTCGTTGCAGCCCTTCACCTTCTCTACGACATAACCACAGTCGATAGGTGCTCGCGCCCAAGCTGTAGACCGGCAGGCGGTAATGGCTAGTCAGTCAAGTTGTCCACTGTAAGGTACCAGTCGCGTGCCTCTATGCCAGGTTGCAGACATTGAAGGCAAGAAGATTTTGAAGCATTTTAAGGCTTAGGAAGTCGAAAGATAGATTTACCTTGCAACCTCAACTCATCAGCGGTATATATTGACTATTGCATTTACAGATTTCATATCTACTTATTTGGCCTTCcccgaaaaatttggagaagtccgGTATCCTAACCCCTTGCGGATATGGCACGTCGTCAAATCGGTGACTATAAGGTTTCCGATACGATTGTCCTATGCCTAACACAATAGCACCGATTTTGTCTCTAAACAACCCGGCTACCTCATCCCTAATTCTTTCCACCATGTCTGGCAGCCCTCCATTAAGTTTGTGTGTGGAAATCTCAAGTTGCCTGACATCATTCTGTCAGCTTTCCTCTCAGGGATGTCCGAGATGTGTGCTATGTGTCCTATTAATGCCACCACCTCCTGCTCTACATCTCTTAGGCTCTTTGGTGGCCGAAGAATATTCAGCCCTGTGTTCATGAGGTGGCATGGCATGGTTATAATATGTCGTCGGTGGGGCACCATAGTGTTGCTGCGATGGGTGCGGGAACTGTGTATATTGCGCAACTCTTGGTTCTGCATACGCATACCTGGACGATCTGGCGTAAGGGGCCGAACGGTCCATGACCAGGCCCAATGGTCCGAGGGTATATTCGGACTGTCCGGCCATATATGGTGTTGCCTGGGTAGTTTCGTACCCAGGCTGTCCACCGTAAGGGGTCAAACAGTCCGCGATCGGGCCAAATGGTCGAGGGTTGTACCCGGATGATCCGATCATGTATGGCGCAACTTGGTCGGTCTACGCGTGGACTCGTGTAAAGTTGGACGGTCCAACGAAATACCTCGGTCGATCCGTGACATATCCGGACGGTCTGGCGTAAGGTAACGGACGGTCCGCGACATATCCCGACTGTTCACCGTAAGGTACCAGACGGTCCACGACATGGCTGAATTGTCCGGGGTTGTACCTGGATGATCCGGCCATATATGGCGCGTCTTGGTTGATCCGTGTGTGGGCCTGTGTAGGGTCAGACGGTCCGGCGAAATACACCGGATGGTCCGCAACATAGTCGGACTGTCCGAGAAGACTCTCAAACGGTCCGACTGTGTCAAGAGCATGTCGCGTGCCTGGTGGCGACGACTGTGATGATGACACAAACTTGTGCATCGACATGCCATATGATGGCTGGGCCAAGGGTGACCCATTTGTAATCGATTTGTTTGGCGCGGGTGACTCCGTATTAGACTCATGCGAGGGAAAACTAGGAGCAGTTGATTTTTCGTATGAATGTATAtacattttaatagattcatctacatattgctttaactgatctcctcgttgatccatgaaagtcgtaagagatagatctcGAGCACTTATAGAGGAGCCTAAAGCGtaggtaggagagattccatatcaatctccccttgacggatgatcttctggtggcgatccaccgtgaagtgtgacatGTACTTTTCCGCCGCCTCTCTGTGtcgttcggagagtttatgcaaCATTTCTGCCTCCTcgtcgcgttgttcgttccattgtTGCATCACCTCCTTCTAACCGTGCATTACGAGGTCCTTAAAGGCTTcttggtcatcagccgggagtGCCTCCATGGCCGACTTGATGATATTGGTGGTGGAGACCTTGGTGTGATCCTTGCAACCGACCATATGTGGGTCGATTTGTAGAAGATCTAGACACCCTTgttcccagcggagtcgccaaaaagtgtgttggcaccGATCCATGTGCCAAACACGGGAACGAACCGCCTGGCGGAGCTCTCTGCGGAGGCGTGGACGATCTGCGGCATaggaccagacggtccgcgacctggcgcaggagtGGATCCTCCTTTGCACacttccggacggtccgcgcctagtgTCGAATGGTCCACGATAGCGcagagggtcttcttctccgcgaaGAACCCTACAACTCGCCCCGGGAGAGATGCCATCGAGGGGGAGAGCTCCAAGGGGTTGCTCCGGATCGGTAGGCCACCCGGTGctactctaatcggcgtagagtcgagtaGAGATTGTTGTGGAAGACTAAACTAGATCTAATTCTAAGGCTAAATTACTCCTACTCCTAGGGATTAAAAGAACGAAAAAGTAAAACTGATAAATAGATTTGATTTAATCGATtgtggggggttcaatcggccgtagcccttcatctatataaaggaggaggtctggacccgttacaagtcgttttccgagttaatcccgcagtTGTAACTAACAAATCACGCAAGAAACTCAGAAGCttaactgattctgcgcacgtATGGACCGTCCGCACTGCCAATTTACGTCCTCAACAGGTACTAGTCGCCTGCCTCTATATGCCAGGTTGCAGACATTGAAGGCAAGAAGATTTTAAACCGTTTTTAAGGCTTAGGAAGTCGAAAGATATATTTACCTTACAACCTCAACTCATCAGCGATATATATTGAGTATTGCATCTACAGATTTCATATCTACTTATTTGGTCTACATGTTTCTTGAAGATTTGAAATATATCTTATTACTCTGTCATATTTAACATCAATTATATCATTTAGTTAGTTTATCTTAATTAGTAGCCTCTCCTTTGATCGGTTCCTAGATCCACCAATGCGCGTGGTGACGCTGATAATCTTTTTTAATGTTTTTCGCTGTTCTTTGTTGTTTCTCTTTCACTTTTAATTTAAGTCCACGTACTTTAAAAGGACGCAGTGGAGCGCGTCAGCCCGGTCTAGTAAAATATAATAGCCAATTAAGAAAATGATTCTAAAAAATGATCCATGTGCAAATTGCCATGTCTTGCATGTGGAGCAAGTAATTCTACACACCAGCTGGTCTATATATGAAGCCAGATAGATCAAGGTCTAACACAACAACAGCATCATCCTTAGCTGCTGACACAAATGGAGATCTTCCAACTCCAGCTGATGATCCTGCCTTCGCTACTCACATGCTTCTTCTCCACACTCCTACTCACACAGCTGGTACGTAGCGCATTAATTTGTTTGAACTTGCTCATGTAATCTGAGCGTTACTTATTATTGATGATTCCCACTAGCTTTTAGTCTCATGTCTTAGTGATTCGATGGCGCGTTTATGCAGATGGCTGCGGCGGGGGCGGAGGCGACGGTGAAAGTGAGCACTACCCCAATCTTCCCTGAGATCCCACTGGGCCAGGCTAGAAAGGACTTCCAAGTGCTGCTGCGCGTCGAGGCGCCGGCGGCGGTTGTGCGTCCCGAGGCGCGCGTCCCCATCGACGTCGTCGCCGTCCTTGATGTCAGCGGTAGCATGAATGACCCAACTGCAGTGCCACCGGAGAGGAGGACGACAACGTCGAGGCTGGACCTGCTGAGGACGGCCGCCAAGTTCATGGTTGACAAACTCGAAGATGGAGACCGCCTCTCCATCGTAGCGTTCAGCGACCGACCCGTTAGAGAACTTAGCTCCGGCTTGCTATACATGACCGCCGACGGCAGGAGAAACGCAATAAGAAGCGTGGATCGGCTCGAGGCCCGCGCCGGCAGCGGCACTGCCCTTGTCCCGGCCTTCGAGGAGGCGGTGAACATCCTGGACGAGCGGGTGGGAGACGGCCGGGACCGCCTAGGGTTCATCATCCTCCTCACCGACGGCGAGGGCACGACCGTGTCCGCGCTGAGCGAGCGGCGCCGAGAGGTGATCCGACGCGCTCTCGGCAGGTACCCCGTCCACGCCTTCGGCCTCGGCGCGGCGCACGATCCCGAGGTCCTGCTCCACATGGCCCAAGAGTCTCACGGCACCTACTCCTTCGTCGACGACGACAGCATCGGCGATGTCGCCGGCGCCCTCGCCGTGTGCCTCGGCGGGCTCAGCACCATCGCTGCCGTCGAGACGCGCGTCGTCCTCAAGGCCGACGAGCTGAACGGGGTGCGCATCGACCGCGTCGACGCCGGTGGCTACGACAGCAGCGTCAGCTGCGGCGGAACCTCGTGCGAGGTCTCCGTGGGCAACGTCCTGTACGCCGGCGAGGCGAAGCATTTCGTGGTCCACCTGCACGTGCCAGCTGCTTTGCCATCGTCGTCAGCAAAGGGCGGTTACTACTGCGATGGCCTCGGCGCCTGTGACCGTTACTACCATCATCGCCACGAGCAGCACCTGCTCGCCGTCGACTACTCGTACCGCAACCATCCCAGCGCGCGGGCGATAGAGGGAGAAGGACACGATGTATATGTGCGGAGGTCACCGGCGGTGCTAGACGGCGGGCGGCAAGCtcccgctcctgttccctcgcccGTGGTCCTGCAGCACATCGTCCGGTCCGAGCTGCTGGAGGTGGTGGCCGGCGTCGTCCAAGGTGAGCTGACCATCAACGACAGAGCTCGTGCCGCAGACGTGTTGCAGCTCAGGTGGGAGGAGTTCGCAGCGTGCCACCAGTTCTGGGGCGGCGGCCATGACCTGATGAGCGGCCTGGAGAAGGAGGTGGGAGGCATGGTGAGCAGCCTCAGGGCCGGGGTGGCGGCCTACGCCTACGCCTGGGTGTCCAGCCACCAGATGCAGCGCGCCACCAGCATGGGCTCGGCCGAGAAGGTGACCGTCGAGTTCCT from Zea mays cultivar B73 chromosome 6, Zm-B73-REFERENCE-NAM-5.0, whole genome shotgun sequence harbors:
- the LOC103629444 gene encoding uncharacterized protein; translated protein: MEIFQLQLMILPSLLTCFFSTLLLTQLMAAAGAEATVKVSTTPIFPEIPLGQARKDFQVLLRVEAPAAVVRPEARVPIDVVAVLDVSGSMNDPTAVPPERRTTTSRLDLLRTAAKFMVDKLEDGDRLSIVAFSDRPVRELSSGLLYMTADGRRNAIRSVDRLEARAGSGTALVPAFEEAVNILDERVGDGRDRLGFIILLTDGEGTTVSALSERRREVIRRALGRYPVHAFGLGAAHDPEVLLHMAQESHGTYSFVDDDSIGDVAGALAVCLGGLSTIAAVETRVVLKADELNGVRIDRVDAGGYDSSVSCGGTSCEVSVGNVLYAGEAKHFVVHLHVPAALPSSSAKGGYYCDGLGACDRYYHHRHEQHLLAVDYSYRNHPSARAIEGEGHDVYVRRSPAVLDGGRQAPAPVPSPVVLQHIVRSELLEVVAGVVQGELTINDRARAADVLQLRWEEFAACHQFWGGGHDLMSGLEKEVGGMVSSLRAGVAAYAYAWVSSHQMQRATSMGSAEKVTVEFLTPAMRLLLEEARKLPRWWNWNPPHTGCVDHGFEMIDRRLELWSKMKRDMQNLGSFQEQSAAAVDDEQQRMAAVFQEASLEAIDRAMHRDIYLAVVYASKQRQCRHLVAAQN